Proteins from a single region of Streptomyces spectabilis:
- a CDS encoding Ppx/GppA family phosphatase: MRVSVLDVGSRTARLVVVDTGSGAPLPVHTAKWKLRLGEQVAPGGPLDEESVRRLGRAVTAASATAERWGAGRPLAFATAVVRDAPNRREVLRTVGARTGVWLRTLPGELEAELTFLGARRWLGWRAGPLVLIDIGGGSLEVAFGRGRLPDFAVAVPLGAQRLTHEFFPAEAPPTEEDVKALRRRVRHQLRDVAARVRWEGPHTAVATSRTFQQLARLTGEAPGRHGPFVSRTLYRSGLREARDRLARLPAAERARLPGISAPRAGQSLAGAVVGHTAMKLMGLKSAAVCPWALREGVLLRHIEDGPQWWDELGEEGEQGPVGKAPLRVATS, from the coding sequence ATGCGAGTGAGTGTGTTGGATGTGGGGTCGCGCACCGCGCGCCTGGTGGTCGTGGACACGGGCAGCGGGGCGCCGCTGCCCGTGCACACCGCGAAGTGGAAGCTGCGTCTCGGCGAGCAGGTCGCGCCCGGCGGGCCCCTGGACGAGGAAAGCGTGCGGAGACTGGGCAGAGCCGTGACGGCCGCGTCGGCGACCGCCGAACGGTGGGGTGCGGGGCGCCCCCTGGCCTTCGCGACCGCCGTCGTGCGGGACGCGCCGAACCGCCGCGAGGTGCTGCGGACCGTCGGCGCGCGCACCGGCGTGTGGCTGCGCACGCTGCCGGGGGAGCTGGAGGCCGAGCTGACGTTCCTCGGCGCCCGGCGCTGGCTGGGCTGGCGGGCCGGGCCGCTGGTGCTCATCGACATCGGCGGCGGCTCCCTCGAAGTGGCCTTCGGCCGCGGCCGGCTGCCGGACTTCGCGGTGGCGGTGCCGCTCGGCGCGCAGCGCCTCACCCACGAGTTCTTCCCCGCCGAGGCGCCGCCGACCGAGGAGGACGTCAAGGCGCTGCGGCGCCGGGTGCGCCACCAGCTGCGGGACGTCGCGGCCCGGGTCCGCTGGGAGGGGCCGCACACCGCCGTGGCCACCTCGCGGACCTTCCAGCAGCTGGCACGGCTCACCGGGGAGGCCCCCGGGCGGCACGGCCCGTTCGTGAGCAGGACCCTGTACCGCTCGGGCCTGCGCGAGGCGCGTGACCGCCTCGCCCGGCTGCCCGCCGCCGAGCGGGCGCGGCTGCCCGGCATCTCTGCGCCACGGGCAGGGCAGAGCCTGGCCGGCGCGGTGGTCGGGCACACGGCGATGAAGCTCATGGGCCTCAAGTCGGCCGCCGTCTGCCCCTGGGCGCTGCGCGAAGGTGTCCTGCTGCGCCACATCGAGGACGGCCCGCAGTGGTGGGACGAGCTCGGCGAGGAGGGAGAGCAGGGCCCTGTGGGCAAGGCCCCGCTGCGCGTGGCCACGTCCTGA
- a CDS encoding aromatic ring-hydroxylating oxygenase subunit alpha, whose translation MIPNQWYPILRTEDVKRDAPTGVKRLGEELVLWRDVGGKLVCQSARCPHKGANLSDGRLVGNSIACPYHGFRYDTSGACRLIPALGTQGRIPASLRIDTYEVREKYGLVWLWWGEQREKLPDIELPHELAEHPRPYETITWSRPVHYTRYIESLLEFYHVTFVHRDHWANIIDYTFMYGSWRKLWTDGRERYIAANKIVNHRVDVDGTIIRSTFDQCEEGDPSNIWHFDLIYQAPCMTHVRQGLLEVTTWLTPIDEENTQAIMRLWEYPLLKRMVPIKPLRPWILKASLQMEKYVQDQQDNDIMARQEPKVSERGVNKLIAPDEMNAKYLQMRDRLKAEARAESEAREAARAREAAADERREAPANGSSSGNGSGSGNGSGSGNGSGRAGRPEEAAARAGGVSKSAS comes from the coding sequence ATGATCCCGAACCAGTGGTATCCGATCCTGCGGACCGAGGACGTCAAACGCGACGCCCCGACGGGCGTGAAGCGCCTGGGCGAGGAGCTCGTGCTCTGGCGCGACGTCGGCGGCAAGCTGGTGTGCCAGTCGGCGCGCTGCCCGCACAAGGGCGCGAACCTGTCCGACGGACGCCTCGTCGGCAACTCGATCGCCTGCCCCTACCACGGCTTCCGCTACGACACGAGCGGCGCCTGCCGGCTGATCCCGGCCCTCGGCACCCAGGGGCGCATCCCGGCGTCCCTGCGGATCGACACGTACGAGGTGCGCGAGAAGTACGGCCTGGTGTGGCTGTGGTGGGGCGAGCAGCGGGAGAAGCTGCCGGACATCGAGCTGCCGCACGAACTCGCCGAGCACCCCCGGCCGTACGAGACGATCACCTGGAGCAGGCCGGTCCACTACACCCGCTACATCGAGAGCCTGCTCGAGTTCTACCACGTGACGTTCGTGCACCGGGACCACTGGGCGAACATCATCGACTACACGTTCATGTACGGCAGTTGGCGCAAGCTGTGGACCGACGGGCGCGAGCGCTACATCGCCGCCAACAAGATCGTGAACCATCGCGTGGACGTGGACGGCACGATCATCCGCTCCACCTTCGACCAGTGCGAGGAGGGCGATCCCTCCAACATCTGGCACTTCGACCTGATCTACCAGGCGCCCTGTATGACCCATGTCCGCCAGGGCCTGTTGGAGGTCACCACCTGGCTGACGCCCATCGACGAGGAGAACACCCAGGCGATCATGCGCCTGTGGGAGTATCCGCTGCTCAAGCGGATGGTGCCGATCAAGCCGCTGCGGCCGTGGATCCTCAAGGCCTCGCTCCAGATGGAGAAGTACGTCCAGGACCAGCAGGACAACGACATCATGGCGCGCCAGGAGCCGAAGGTCAGCGAGCGCGGCGTCAACAAGCTCATCGCGCCGGACGAGATGAACGCCAAGTACCTCCAGATGCGGGACCGCCTGAAGGCGGAGGCCCGCGCGGAGTCCGAGGCGCGGGAGGCGGCGCGGGCGCGGGAGGCCGCGGCCGACGAGCGGCGGGAGGCGCCGGCCAACGGGTCCTCCTCCGGGAACGGCTCCGGCTCCGGGAACGGCTCCGGCTCCGGGAACGGCTCCGGGCGCGCCGGGCGGCCCGAGGAGGCGGCGGCCCGCGCGGGAGGCGTCAGCAAGAGCGCGTCCTGA
- a CDS encoding PEP/pyruvate-binding domain-containing protein: protein MTTNATPDQSTAAPAGAAPHADLVAVVGGPHTAAAEALGGKGARLDELTRAGLPVPPAFCLTTGLFELFLRESGLGAELRAAEARGEPAAVVRESVLAREIPESVARTVVAAYEELGRPRVAVRSSAVREDSATRSFAGQHDTVLDVAGDAALLDAVKVCWASLWSDRAAAYRSGSDPVGSIAVVVQEMVNADVSGVLFTVDPIGGRPNRLVVEACCGLGEGLVSGRVSSDFFVVDDRSLDVVEERVRYKVTKCAPLAPGRIGMTKVDAADRDAPCLTRDQLTALARLALQVREHYGSEQDIEWALRDGALHLLQARPITTRARPEAAEGARSPYLPRHWQEQPDAVRHGTLWSRMDIGEIFVGLMSPLGLSFARYYQDHVHGDCARALGVRDVGDVGLHMGYFQGHVYLNISYTAYLLGQALPTRDQRHFTRRFVSEEVDLATYANPFGSFPGGMEDLLSTAHWLRETAREMLVMKGRARAMVDTRLYEFDRARRLDLTRMSRRELHAELTRYLDYFHDAHVGYMPYYINAFGFYGILTELCAKWLGAAGDNLQNRIKTDMSSLRTVASAQEIWAVAQAAKARPRVMEIIEGAPLEEVAERLRADAEGQAFWDTQMEPFLRANGTRGRQEMELTHQRWIDDPSYIFQMIRRYAADGFTADDIMGRSRARQEGDVREVLGGLPLPRRKTLEGLISMYALCSELRETTRMSMITSIWLVRNVVYEVGRRLVDEGVLHCLDEVAQLDFEDVRRYVSGELAVHEAFSREAVEERRRVHEYHNRLPEPPLTFVGEHDSTRAVRPVKDGARLTGLGSSPGRIVGRARIVEDLVWQADEFQAGEILVTRHTDASWTPLFAIAGGVVTDIGSMLSHSSIVSREFNVPSVVNTKHATQTINTGDMVMVDGDTGVVEIVEG, encoded by the coding sequence ATGACCACGAACGCGACGCCGGACCAGAGCACCGCCGCCCCCGCGGGAGCCGCCCCGCACGCGGATCTCGTCGCCGTCGTCGGCGGCCCGCACACCGCGGCCGCCGAGGCGCTCGGCGGCAAGGGCGCCCGGCTCGACGAGCTGACCCGGGCGGGCCTGCCGGTGCCGCCCGCGTTCTGCCTCACCACCGGCCTCTTCGAGCTGTTCCTGCGCGAGAGCGGCCTCGGCGCCGAGCTGCGCGCGGCCGAGGCGCGGGGTGAACCGGCCGCCGTCGTCAGGGAGTCGGTGCTCGCCCGTGAGATCCCGGAGTCCGTCGCGCGCACCGTCGTCGCCGCGTACGAGGAGCTGGGGCGCCCGCGCGTCGCGGTGCGCTCGTCGGCGGTGCGCGAGGACTCCGCGACGCGGTCGTTCGCGGGCCAGCACGACACGGTCCTCGACGTGGCGGGCGACGCGGCGCTGCTGGACGCCGTCAAGGTCTGCTGGGCCTCCCTGTGGTCGGACCGCGCGGCGGCCTACCGCTCGGGTTCGGACCCGGTCGGTTCGATCGCCGTGGTCGTCCAGGAGATGGTGAACGCGGACGTCAGCGGCGTGCTGTTCACCGTCGACCCGATCGGCGGGCGGCCCAACCGCCTGGTGGTGGAGGCCTGTTGCGGGCTCGGCGAGGGCCTGGTGTCGGGGCGGGTCTCCAGCGACTTCTTCGTGGTGGACGACCGCAGCCTGGACGTCGTCGAGGAGCGGGTGCGCTACAAGGTCACCAAGTGCGCCCCGCTCGCGCCGGGCCGCATCGGCATGACGAAGGTGGACGCCGCGGACCGGGACGCGCCGTGTCTGACCCGCGACCAGCTCACCGCCCTGGCCCGGCTCGCCCTTCAGGTGCGCGAGCACTACGGCAGCGAACAGGACATCGAGTGGGCGCTGCGCGACGGCGCCCTGCATCTGCTCCAGGCCCGGCCCATCACCACCCGGGCACGGCCCGAGGCGGCCGAGGGCGCCCGCAGCCCCTATCTGCCGCGGCACTGGCAGGAGCAGCCGGACGCGGTCCGGCACGGCACGCTGTGGTCGCGCATGGACATCGGCGAGATCTTCGTGGGCCTGATGTCCCCGCTCGGCCTGAGCTTCGCCCGCTACTACCAGGACCATGTGCACGGCGACTGCGCGCGGGCCCTCGGCGTGCGCGACGTCGGCGACGTCGGCCTGCACATGGGCTACTTCCAGGGCCATGTGTATCTGAACATCTCCTACACGGCGTATCTGCTCGGCCAGGCCCTGCCGACGCGCGACCAGCGGCACTTCACCCGCCGCTTCGTCAGCGAGGAGGTCGACCTCGCCACCTACGCCAACCCCTTCGGGTCGTTCCCCGGCGGCATGGAGGACCTCCTCTCGACCGCGCACTGGCTGCGCGAGACGGCGCGCGAGATGCTGGTGATGAAGGGCCGCGCCCGCGCGATGGTCGACACGCGCCTGTACGAGTTCGACCGCGCCCGGCGCCTGGACCTGACCCGGATGTCACGCCGCGAGCTGCACGCCGAACTCACCCGCTACCTGGACTACTTCCACGACGCGCACGTCGGCTACATGCCGTACTACATCAACGCGTTCGGGTTCTACGGCATCCTCACCGAGCTGTGCGCGAAGTGGCTCGGCGCCGCGGGCGACAACCTCCAGAACCGCATCAAGACCGATATGTCGAGCCTGCGCACGGTGGCGTCGGCGCAGGAGATCTGGGCCGTGGCGCAGGCCGCCAAGGCCAGGCCGCGCGTCATGGAGATCATCGAGGGCGCGCCCCTGGAGGAGGTCGCGGAGCGGCTGCGCGCGGACGCCGAGGGGCAGGCGTTCTGGGACACCCAGATGGAGCCGTTCCTGCGCGCCAACGGCACCCGGGGGCGGCAGGAGATGGAGCTGACCCACCAGCGCTGGATCGACGACCCCTCGTACATCTTCCAGATGATCCGCCGCTACGCCGCCGACGGCTTCACGGCCGACGACATCATGGGCCGCAGCCGGGCGCGCCAGGAGGGCGACGTCCGGGAGGTCCTCGGCGGCCTTCCGCTGCCGCGGCGCAAGACGCTGGAGGGCCTGATCTCCATGTACGCGCTCTGCAGCGAGCTGCGGGAGACCACCCGCATGTCGATGATCACGTCGATCTGGCTGGTCAGGAACGTGGTGTACGAGGTGGGGCGCCGGCTCGTCGACGAGGGCGTGCTGCACTGTCTCGACGAGGTCGCCCAGCTGGACTTCGAGGACGTACGCCGTTACGTGAGCGGCGAGTTGGCGGTGCACGAGGCGTTCTCGCGGGAGGCCGTCGAGGAGCGGCGGCGTGTGCACGAGTACCACAACCGCCTTCCGGAGCCGCCGCTGACGTTCGTCGGCGAGCACGACAGCACGCGCGCGGTGCGGCCGGTGAAGGACGGGGCGCGCCTCACGGGGCTCGGCTCGTCGCCGGGCCGGATCGTGGGGCGGGCCCGGATCGTGGAGGACCTGGTGTGGCAGGCCGACGAGTTCCAGGCGGGCGAGATCCTCGTGACCCGGCACACCGACGCGTCGTGGACACCGCTGTTCGCCATCGCGGGCGGCGTGGTCACCGACATCGGGTCGATGCTCTCGCACAGCTCCATCGTGTCCCGCGAGTTCAACGTGCCCTCGGTGGTCAACACCAAGCACGCCACCCAGACGATCAACACCGGCGACATGGTCATGGTCGACGGCGACACCGGCGTCGTCGAGATCGTCGAGGGCTGA
- a CDS encoding SAM-dependent methyltransferase yields MDLLSLAKAVKDRAQEPFTDVLAAARIVTDPRLPLLLVLDRTLFTPLYRASFLAAAAGSGVLSCLAARPCDLESIAERIGCGTGPEDRQRLRAWLDIGVRLGELRRKEGCYRLRSRTAKALARVANDPVAAALEELMRFHVPALRDAPRMLADGGRFTLSDQDGLVIARSSLVVRGFVEAAIDRTLPRAAPVRLLEVGCGSGAYVRHAAGLNPRLTALAVDLQGEVAERAAKNMAQWGLADRVETRRGDVRTLDLQPQFDVVTLHNNIYYFPPEERVEVLARVRSFLAPGGTLLLTSSCRGGRTLGIEVLNLWFEYASFGGPLPREEELLGQLRDAGFDDVRAAGVVPGQPFRVFTGVNAHAGPVGARPAPPAPPAPLPQTAEEAAS; encoded by the coding sequence ATGGACCTACTGAGCCTGGCCAAGGCCGTCAAAGACCGGGCGCAGGAGCCCTTCACGGACGTGCTGGCGGCGGCGCGGATCGTCACGGACCCCCGCCTGCCGCTGCTGCTCGTGCTCGACCGCACGCTGTTCACGCCGCTGTACCGGGCGTCGTTCCTCGCGGCGGCCGCGGGCTCGGGCGTCCTGTCGTGCCTGGCGGCGCGCCCCTGCGACCTGGAGAGCATCGCCGAGCGGATCGGGTGCGGCACCGGGCCCGAGGACCGGCAGCGCCTTCGCGCGTGGCTCGACATCGGCGTGCGCCTCGGCGAGCTGCGCAGGAAGGAGGGCTGCTACCGCCTGCGCAGCCGCACCGCCAAGGCCCTCGCGCGGGTCGCCAACGACCCGGTGGCGGCGGCCCTGGAGGAGCTGATGCGCTTCCACGTGCCCGCCCTGCGCGACGCCCCGCGCATGCTCGCCGACGGCGGCCGCTTCACCCTGTCCGACCAGGACGGCCTGGTCATCGCCCGCTCGTCCCTGGTGGTGCGCGGCTTCGTCGAGGCGGCCATCGACCGCACGCTGCCGCGCGCCGCGCCGGTGCGGCTGCTGGAGGTCGGCTGCGGCAGCGGCGCGTACGTCCGCCACGCCGCCGGGCTCAATCCGCGGCTCACCGCCCTCGCGGTCGACCTCCAGGGCGAGGTCGCCGAGCGGGCCGCGAAGAACATGGCGCAGTGGGGCCTCGCCGACCGCGTCGAGACCCGCCGGGGCGATGTGCGCACCCTGGACCTCCAGCCGCAGTTCGACGTGGTGACCCTGCACAACAACATCTACTACTTCCCGCCCGAGGAGCGCGTCGAGGTCCTCGCCCGGGTCCGCTCCTTCCTGGCCCCCGGCGGCACGCTGCTGCTCACCTCCTCCTGCCGGGGCGGCCGCACACTCGGCATCGAGGTGCTCAACCTGTGGTTCGAGTACGCGTCGTTCGGCGGGCCGCTGCCGCGCGAGGAGGAGCTGCTCGGCCAGTTGCGCGACGCCGGGTTCGACGACGTGCGGGCCGCGGGCGTGGTGCCGGGACAGCCGTTCCGCGTGTTCACCGGCGTCAACGCGCACGCGGGCCCCGTCGGCGCGCGTCCCGCCCCGCCCGCCCCGCCCGCCCCGCTCCCGCAGACCGCCGAGGAGGCCGCGTCATGA
- a CDS encoding thioesterase II family protein — translation MHLTERQRPPAGDWFAGPGPGPDPVPGAPRLICFPYAGGTASVYRDWQAHLGVPVVPVQPPGRGPRLREPPYTDLDALVSDVTDALLAAGLVHDYALFGHSMGALVAYEVACALRGRGAPGPRRLFVSGSRAPHLYAERADHALGDEELRRLVTDLGAVAPGDRVAGAYLERRLPVLRADLTACERYRWRPRRPLDCPMTAYSAVGDPLAPVPGVEAWRAYTGASLLRRHVPGGHFFLNGPARRPLLRDLRTELTRTTEEKEPSWTY, via the coding sequence GTGCATCTGACCGAGCGCCAGCGGCCCCCGGCCGGCGACTGGTTCGCGGGCCCCGGCCCGGGCCCTGACCCCGTGCCCGGGGCGCCGCGCCTGATCTGCTTCCCGTACGCGGGCGGCACGGCCTCCGTGTACCGCGACTGGCAGGCGCACCTGGGCGTGCCCGTGGTGCCGGTGCAGCCGCCCGGGCGCGGCCCGCGCCTGCGCGAGCCGCCGTACACGGACCTGGACGCGCTGGTGTCCGACGTGACGGACGCGCTGCTCGCGGCCGGGCTCGTCCACGACTACGCCCTGTTCGGGCACAGCATGGGGGCCCTCGTCGCGTACGAGGTGGCGTGCGCGCTGCGCGGGCGCGGCGCGCCCGGGCCCCGCCGCCTGTTCGTGTCCGGCAGCCGCGCCCCGCACCTGTACGCAGAGCGCGCCGACCACGCGCTCGGCGACGAGGAGCTGCGCCGCCTCGTGACCGACCTGGGCGCCGTCGCGCCCGGGGACCGGGTCGCGGGCGCGTATCTGGAGCGCAGGCTGCCGGTCCTGCGCGCCGACCTCACGGCCTGCGAGCGCTACCGGTGGCGCCCGCGCCGCCCCCTGGACTGCCCGATGACCGCGTACTCGGCCGTCGGCGATCCCCTCGCGCCCGTGCCGGGCGTCGAGGCGTGGCGCGCGTACACCGGCGCCTCGCTGCTCCGCCGCCACGTGCCGGGCGGCCACTTCTTCCTCAACGGCCCCGCGCGCCGCCCCCTCCTGCGCGACCTGCGCACCGAACTCACCCGTACCACCGAGGAGAAGGAACCCTCATGGACCTACTGA